CCCGCCACGGCCGCGCGGCTGGCATTACCAACGCTATTGCGAACGCGCGCAAGTCGCCGATGCGCCCGATGGTCAATACGTGATGAAGTTCACCAACGACGTCCCCGGACGCAGCGCCCAGATGCTCCAGGGCCTGGCCTGTGACGGCCATAAGATCAAATACCTCAAATTGGGTGCCTGGGTACAAGGGCAGGGAATCGTCGCCGGCCCGGCGGACCAGGATTTGCCGGCGTTTGTCGTTACTTTCTACAACCAGAACCGGGCCGCCATCACAACCAAGTGGCTGGGGCCCTGGCGCGGTACGTTCAAATGGGAATACTTCTCGGGCAAGATCGCCGTACCGCCGCAAACTCGCGACGCCATCATTCGCATTGGCCTGCATGGCGCCACGGGGTCCGCGCTGTACGACGCCATCGAAATCGTGCCGCAGGAGAATTGATCTCGGCCGCCTAGTTCCAGCGCCCGCGGCGCCTCGCAAAGCGGAAGGGTTCGCCCGTCACTTCGAAGTCGGCACGCAGCCCGACGTTCAACACGAGCCCCAACGCCAGCGCGTGGGCCAGCAGCCCCGAGCCGCCATAGCTCACCAGCGGCAGCGAGAGGCCCGTGACCGGCAGCAGGCCGACGGTCATCCCGGTGTTGATCAACACCTGCGCAGCGAACAGCGCTGCCACGCCCACCGCGAGCAGCCGCCCGAACGGCTCCTGCGTCGACGTCGCCACGCGCAAACAACCGGCCACGATCAGGGCAAACAGAGCGATGAGCGCCGTTTGCCCGGCCAGGCCGAAGCGCTCGCCCCACATGCTGAAGATGAAGTCGGTCGCCGCAGCGGGCAGATGATATGCGCCGGGGTCGTCGACGGTGGTTCCACTCAGCCAACTACCCCAGGCACCGCCAAGCGCTGCCACCTGCTTCGCCTGGTGGAGTTGATACCCGTCGTCTGCCGGGCGTTGCTCGGGAGCGTTCTGCTCGAATAGCGCCGTTACACGCGAGCGCTGCTCGCGACTCATCTGGCTCCAAAGCAGCGGCGCCAACAACACCGCCACCAACGAGATGCATGCCAGATGCCGCCGTCGCGCGCCGGCGGCGAACAACATGGCGAAGAGCAGCGGGGGAAAAACCATCGCCGTGCCCAGGTCGGGCTCCTTGAGCACCAGGAGCACCGGTACCAACGTCAACAGCAGCGGCGCTACCAGGCCCGGCAAGCGGCGAAAGTTCTCGCGATACGTCAGCCAGCGCGCCAGCGCCACGACGTAGACCACCTTCGCAAACTCCGAAGGCTGGACGCCGATCGGGCCAACTCGAATCCAGCGATGAACCCCGGCCACGGGCGGTAAGAAGTAAACGGCCACCAGGGCGACAACCACCCCGGCCAGGCCCAGGTAGGCAAAGCGCCAGAGTCGACGGTAGCTCGGCCACACCACGAATCCGGTCAGCAGGGCCGCCAAGGTGCCCGCGACCGCCTGGCGGCTGGCGAGGCGAATCTCGCCCGCCGCAAGCATCTCCGCTCGTGTGATGGCCGCGAGGCCACCGGCAAACAAGGCAATCGCCGGCAACATCAGCCCAACAGGCCAGCGGCTGCGCAGCGGTAGAAAAGCATCCATGGCTTGGCCAACCTGCGTCGATTGCGCGGTTTAATTCCCGGCAGGGTGCCCAGCGGCAGCGGGCGGGCAGGGGAGTCTAAGCCTCGCGTACAGCGGAGCCCAGCCCAGCCGAAATCGTCGCCAAACCGGACCTTACCAATTGGGGATCTGGGAAAAAGGCGCAGACTTTTCGTTGCCGGCTAATTATGCTGTCGCTGTTGCTGCTAGCGGCGTTGACGCCCTTAGTGGCGTTTGATTGGCCCTGCGAACGGGGGTCTGGCATCCCCGCGAACGCTGGTGTTCAATCCATGCGGATTGTGCGGGATGAGCCGGGCGCGCCCTAGACTTCCCGGATTTCGCAAACGGCAGTCCTTCCGTAATCCGCGAGAACACGAGCTAGGTTTGTTTGTTTCGCGGCAGAGCCGCGAGAGTAGTCAGGTTAGGCAATTCAATTGGAGCAAGATGACATGTTGCGGACGCAGACCAAGGCTTTGCTAGCCGGTGCCATGATCTGGGCCGGTGCCGTGCTGGGTGACGCCTCCTCGGCGGACGCCTTCTGGCACCATCATTGGGGTAGCTGGGGTTCGAGCGGTGGCTCGTGGGGCTCCAGCGGTGGCTCGTGGGGTAGCTGGGGTTCGTACGGCTCGTCGGGCGGTTGGGGCTCGTCGGGCGGTTACGGTTATCGCGTGCGACGCGCTTGGCACTCGAGCGGCGGCTGGGGTTCGTCCGGCGGCTCGTCGGGTGGCTGGGGTTCGTCGGGTGGTTCGAGCGGCGGCTATGTCGTCTACGGTGGCTCGAGCGGCGGTTGGGGTTCGTCCGGCGGTTCGTCGGGCGGCTGGGGATCGTCCGGCGGTTCAAGCGGTGGCTCGAGCGGCGGTGTGATCGTTCACGAGCATGAATCCAACTACCAAGGCACCGCGCCCGCCGATGCGCCGGCCGACGCTCCCGCTCCGGAGGGTGCAGCGCCAAGCGAAGGCGATGTGGCTCCTCCGGCTGACGGCGATACGACCGCTCTGCCGCAAGACGGCACCTTGATCGCGGTCCGCGTGCCGGCCAACGCCACGATTCTGGTCAACGGCATGCCGACCAACAGCAAGGGCAACCTGCGTCGCTACATGTCGCGCGGCTTGGAGCGCGGCTATAGCTACACCTACGAAATCAAGGCCACTGTCCAACGGGACGGCCAAGAGCTGACCGAGACCAAGACCGTCAAGGTCCAGGCTGGTCAAGCCACCGAAGTGACCTTCGAGCTGAACGGGC
This window of the Pirellulales bacterium genome carries:
- a CDS encoding protein-L-isoaspartate(D-aspartate) O-methyltransferase, with product VLSPLVAEVYTIEIVESLGHRAAKVLRDLHYDNVHAKVGDGFKGWAEFAPFDKVIVTCSPENVPRPLVEQLRDGGRMIIPLGERYQQSLYLMKKKGDKLETEALVPTLFVPMTGEAESLRRVLPDGSKPGVFNGSFEDAEGDPPRPRGWHYQRYCERAQVADAPDGQYVMKFTNDVPGRSAQMLQGLACDGHKIKYLKLGAWVQGQGIVAGPADQDLPAFVVTFYNQNRAAITTKWLGPWRGTFKWEYFSGKIAVPPQTRDAIIRIGLHGATGSALYDAIEIVPQEN
- a CDS encoding FtsW/RodA/SpoVE family cell cycle protein, producing the protein MDAFLPLRSRWPVGLMLPAIALFAGGLAAITRAEMLAAGEIRLASRQAVAGTLAALLTGFVVWPSYRRLWRFAYLGLAGVVVALVAVYFLPPVAGVHRWIRVGPIGVQPSEFAKVVYVVALARWLTYRENFRRLPGLVAPLLLTLVPVLLVLKEPDLGTAMVFPPLLFAMLFAAGARRRHLACISLVAVLLAPLLWSQMSREQRSRVTALFEQNAPEQRPADDGYQLHQAKQVAALGGAWGSWLSGTTVDDPGAYHLPAAATDFIFSMWGERFGLAGQTALIALFALIVAGCLRVATSTQEPFGRLLAVGVAALFAAQVLINTGMTVGLLPVTGLSLPLVSYGGSGLLAHALALGLVLNVGLRADFEVTGEPFRFARRRGRWN
- a CDS encoding TIGR03000 domain-containing protein; the protein is MLRTQTKALLAGAMIWAGAVLGDASSADAFWHHHWGSWGSSGGSWGSSGGSWGSWGSYGSSGGWGSSGGYGYRVRRAWHSSGGWGSSGGSSGGWGSSGGSSGGYVVYGGSSGGWGSSGGSSGGWGSSGGSSGGSSGGVIVHEHESNYQGTAPADAPADAPAPEGAAPSEGDVAPPADGDTTALPQDGTLIAVRVPANATILVNGMPTNSKGNLRRYMSRGLERGYSYTYEIKATVQRDGQELTETKTVKVQAGQATEVTFELNGQEEMNARRQQPESSPTNLTLHVPADAKVFLAGRETRSTGAVREFSTQRLPGGQEWANYPVRVVVVRDGQELVKEENVTIKAGETRVLNFAFDAPKVASAR